One region of Mus musculus strain C57BL/6J chromosome 15, GRCm38.p6 C57BL/6J genomic DNA includes:
- the 7530416G11Rik gene encoding uncharacterized protein LOC328577 produces the protein MLTKGTAWIAVYRGSAPSDVLNPGESLARIISAPKKGTWRQTQKELCGQRGPAGLPWERLLIGKGFYWGAKDRRRHPESCLPHPFPPSAWDQLQGRQPQACPGFWRAGEGIGIDIEFHVCWSLVSIPRQTVATKQANGWRRKYGAYTQWRFTESPRGTG, from the exons ATGCTCACAAAGGGCACTGCCTGGATTGCTGTCTACAGAGGCTCGGCTCCCTCTGATGTTTTGAACCCAGGGGAATCACTGGCAAGAATTATTTCAGCTCCCAAGAAGGGGACTTGGCGACAG ACACAGAAGGAGCTGTGCGGGCAGAGAGGCCCAGCAGGGTTGCCATGGGAACGCCTCCTGATTGGAAAGGGATTCTATTGGGGTGCGAAGGACAGAAGGAGGCACCCTGAATCCTGTCTACCTCACCCATTCCCTCCCTCAGCCTGGGACCAACTCCAAGGCAGGCAGCCTCAGGCTTGCCCAGGCTTCTGGAGGGCTGGAGAAGGAATTGGAATTGACATTGAATTCCATGTATGCTGGAGCCTGGTCTCTATTCCACGGCAGACAGTAG caaccaagcaagcaaatggatggagaaGGAAATACGGGGCCTACACACAATGGAGATTTACTGAGTCTCCAAGAGGAACGGGATGA